One Roseimaritima multifibrata DNA window includes the following coding sequences:
- the fhcD gene encoding formylmethanofuran--tetrahydromethanopterin N-formyltransferase — MNIHGIPIEETFAEAFDMKATRLILTAHDRQWVSDAAQAFTGFATSVIACGIEMGIERELTPQETPDGRPGVAILAFAVSSKELEKQIPRRAGQCVLTCPTTALFAGIESPKPVPLGKTLRFFGDGFQISKSIGSKRYWRIPVMDGEFLCEQQTARVDAIGGGNFFLFGADLDSVTIACRAAIAAIKPLPGVITPFPGGATRSGSKVGSKYPALFASTNEAYCPTLRGLVDTNLPEQTNVVLEVVIDGLTTSAIAEAIRVGIRAACEAKTKQPLVAISAGNYGGNLGKHHFHLYEVLA; from the coding sequence TTGAACATTCACGGAATCCCCATCGAGGAAACCTTTGCCGAAGCCTTCGACATGAAGGCGACGCGATTGATCCTAACGGCGCATGACCGTCAATGGGTCAGTGATGCCGCCCAAGCGTTTACAGGGTTTGCGACCAGTGTGATCGCCTGCGGAATCGAAATGGGGATCGAACGCGAACTCACCCCACAGGAAACCCCCGACGGCCGGCCCGGAGTCGCGATCCTGGCATTTGCGGTATCCAGCAAGGAACTGGAAAAGCAAATTCCCCGCCGCGCTGGGCAGTGCGTCCTGACTTGCCCAACGACGGCATTGTTTGCAGGTATCGAAAGCCCCAAACCGGTTCCGCTGGGCAAAACGCTTCGCTTCTTTGGCGATGGATTTCAAATCAGTAAAAGCATCGGAAGCAAACGCTACTGGCGCATTCCGGTCATGGATGGCGAATTCCTGTGTGAGCAGCAGACGGCCCGCGTCGACGCGATTGGTGGCGGCAACTTCTTCTTGTTCGGAGCCGACCTCGATTCCGTCACCATCGCCTGCCGCGCAGCAATCGCCGCAATCAAACCGCTTCCAGGGGTGATCACTCCGTTTCCCGGCGGAGCGACTCGCAGTGGTTCGAAAGTGGGATCCAAATACCCAGCCCTTTTCGCTTCGACCAACGAAGCCTACTGCCCTACGCTGCGGGGCTTGGTCGACACCAATCTTCCCGAACAAACCAACGTCGTGCTAGAAGTTGTCATCGATGGCCTGACGACCTCCGCCATCGCAGAGGCGATTCGCGTCGGTATCAGAGCGGCATGCGAAGCGAAGACCAAGCAACCATTGGTCGCCATTAGTGCAGGCAATTATGGTGGAAACTTAGGAAAGCATCACTTTCACCTGTACGAGGTACTGGCATGA
- a CDS encoding formylmethanofuran dehydrogenase subunit C: MNLIELELVQAPRFRIDMRSIHPTDLATRTASQIEHLELPIGRQTIPLGELFKVRCGNDDHSDATIRLRGDCQSCDSIGHRMSAGEWIVEGDCGDYLGKEMQAGSITVEGNVADHTAQAMRGGQIKIRGNVGDYLGGPASGERSGMSGGEIHVSGNTGNQTGYRLRRGTIIIEGNAGKNTAAEMVAGTIAIHGRVGDHMGHGMRRGTILLSQRPPLSPFGFTEPRRESPAILSILLTQFSQITNGESQFVNQLQTNLHDSHRVLGDKAVQGQGEIFWFANEFVA, from the coding sequence ATGAACCTAATCGAACTTGAATTGGTTCAGGCCCCGCGTTTTCGCATCGACATGCGGTCGATCCATCCGACAGACTTGGCAACACGAACCGCTTCCCAGATCGAACACCTTGAATTGCCAATCGGCAGACAAACGATCCCGCTGGGCGAACTATTCAAAGTCCGCTGTGGCAACGACGATCATTCGGACGCAACCATTCGGCTTCGCGGCGATTGCCAATCCTGTGATTCCATCGGCCATCGAATGTCCGCAGGAGAATGGATCGTCGAAGGAGACTGCGGCGACTACTTGGGAAAAGAGATGCAAGCGGGATCGATCACCGTTGAAGGCAACGTCGCCGATCATACCGCCCAAGCGATGCGAGGCGGACAAATCAAAATCCGCGGCAACGTCGGCGACTACCTTGGTGGCCCCGCATCCGGCGAGCGTAGTGGGATGTCGGGCGGAGAGATACACGTCAGCGGAAATACCGGCAACCAGACGGGATATCGTCTCCGTCGAGGGACGATCATTATCGAAGGCAACGCGGGGAAAAACACAGCCGCTGAAATGGTGGCTGGGACGATCGCGATCCACGGGCGGGTTGGCGATCACATGGGACATGGAATGCGCCGCGGCACCATTCTGTTAAGCCAGCGACCTCCGCTTTCTCCGTTCGGATTCACGGAACCACGCCGCGAATCCCCTGCGATTCTGTCGATCCTGCTAACGCAATTTTCCCAAATCACCAATGGCGAATCGCAATTCGTCAATCAATTGCAAACCAACCTTCACGATTCACATAGAGTCCTTGGCGACAAAGCCGTGCAAGGTCAGGGTGAGATATTCTGGTTCGCAAACGAATTCGTAGCGTAG
- a CDS encoding HlyD family efflux transporter periplasmic adaptor subunit, whose product MNTNAPNCIDLLQSKPRMSAGVRVSVHSDRSGKQWYRLMKPAIKSVGRSSDRDRFLRVGKDEALLLARLDGERTIAEARALAAQEGCALSVEQTESLVLWARREQLFTGAFQNAANQADPSLNRRKASLTWIPVPLLQGGRWLDTLTAATGWVFNFPIACVVGLLWMLAGWIAVERLPELGDSLAGLWSPLGWLKLAAVWFVLKVVHEAAHAVSCHKFGGRVGEIGFAWMVVAPVAYVDLTDAYRIRSRWKRIATSLAGIYLELTISAFAIFAWTASESPLWLHFWATVAVTASVGSVLFNLNPLIKLDGYYALIDWLDQPNLATDGQQAFQSAMTWLCLAQTDPHAEQRSTGILLFGTASAFYRLFVIAALLWAAVQWLGIFGMVLAGVLVLALGIPLLGKIYKATGQACLQRPVVLLRLTLIALLLGGGGVGVSWAASFYDQGYPAAIEFVDANPIRTDVEGFVAQVWVQDGQQVAEGDPLLRLENPRLHTRLAAANAEWQAMQAQRRGYQQRHENGLAIAQRKSAEALALQIQDIEKKLTSLTVLAPRDGVVVAAGIEDMVGRWVEQGDGVARVIDTSRIKAIVAIPQTDLPGLSELLDSHLQVRVAGKVVSAELLSVDRHAQLVAPHRSLIASNGGPLAIQMDPRSDQATQLVEPHLKLEVTLLNPPVGLKGGQPARLVRRGER is encoded by the coding sequence TTGAACACGAACGCTCCGAACTGCATCGATTTGCTGCAAAGCAAACCCCGGATGAGTGCGGGCGTGCGCGTGTCGGTCCATTCGGATCGGTCAGGTAAACAGTGGTATCGATTGATGAAGCCAGCGATCAAATCGGTTGGCCGGAGTTCCGACCGAGATCGCTTTTTGCGAGTCGGCAAAGACGAAGCCCTCTTGCTGGCTCGCTTGGATGGGGAACGAACCATTGCCGAGGCGCGGGCCCTGGCTGCCCAGGAAGGCTGTGCACTAAGCGTCGAGCAAACCGAAAGTCTGGTTTTGTGGGCTAGGCGTGAGCAACTGTTTACCGGTGCTTTTCAGAACGCCGCAAATCAAGCGGACCCGAGCCTCAATCGACGGAAAGCGTCGCTGACCTGGATCCCTGTGCCGCTGCTGCAGGGAGGCCGTTGGTTGGACACCCTGACGGCCGCCACGGGCTGGGTATTTAACTTTCCAATTGCTTGTGTTGTCGGCCTGTTGTGGATGCTTGCCGGCTGGATTGCAGTGGAGCGTTTGCCGGAGTTGGGAGATAGCCTGGCTGGATTGTGGAGTCCACTGGGATGGTTGAAATTGGCCGCAGTGTGGTTCGTGCTGAAGGTTGTGCACGAGGCGGCTCATGCGGTTAGTTGTCACAAGTTTGGTGGTCGAGTTGGTGAAATCGGTTTCGCTTGGATGGTTGTGGCTCCGGTCGCGTATGTCGATTTGACCGACGCCTATCGAATTCGCTCTCGCTGGAAGCGGATTGCAACTTCGCTGGCGGGGATCTATCTGGAATTGACGATCTCTGCGTTTGCGATCTTCGCTTGGACGGCTTCGGAATCCCCGCTTTGGCTTCACTTCTGGGCGACGGTCGCCGTTACCGCCAGCGTTGGTTCGGTCCTGTTTAATCTGAATCCGTTGATTAAATTGGATGGCTACTACGCATTGATCGACTGGTTGGATCAACCGAATCTGGCGACCGATGGGCAGCAAGCTTTCCAGTCCGCGATGACGTGGTTGTGCTTGGCTCAAACCGATCCCCACGCCGAGCAGCGATCGACTGGCATTCTGCTGTTTGGGACCGCATCGGCATTTTACCGGCTGTTTGTAATCGCCGCCTTGCTGTGGGCAGCGGTGCAGTGGTTGGGGATTTTCGGCATGGTGCTGGCGGGCGTGCTAGTGCTTGCGTTGGGGATTCCTTTGTTGGGCAAAATCTATAAGGCAACTGGACAGGCCTGTTTGCAGCGACCGGTAGTCCTTCTGCGTTTAACCTTGATTGCATTGTTGTTGGGTGGTGGCGGAGTTGGCGTTTCTTGGGCAGCATCGTTCTATGATCAGGGGTATCCCGCCGCGATCGAATTCGTCGATGCAAATCCGATCCGAACCGATGTCGAAGGATTTGTCGCTCAGGTCTGGGTTCAGGATGGCCAGCAAGTCGCAGAGGGAGACCCGCTTCTCCGATTGGAGAACCCTCGTTTGCATACCCGTTTGGCGGCGGCCAATGCAGAATGGCAAGCGATGCAAGCGCAGCGTCGCGGCTACCAACAACGCCATGAAAATGGACTGGCAATCGCTCAACGTAAATCCGCCGAAGCACTTGCTTTGCAAATTCAGGATATTGAAAAGAAGTTGACTTCGCTGACCGTGCTGGCTCCCCGCGACGGGGTGGTGGTCGCTGCGGGAATCGAAGACATGGTGGGCCGATGGGTGGAGCAGGGGGATGGCGTGGCACGTGTGATCGATACGTCTAGGATCAAAGCGATTGTCGCGATTCCGCAAACCGATTTGCCTGGATTAAGCGAGTTGTTAGATTCGCATTTACAGGTGCGAGTCGCTGGCAAGGTGGTTTCGGCAGAACTGCTGTCGGTCGATAGGCATGCTCAGTTGGTGGCGCCTCATCGTTCGCTGATTGCCTCCAACGGCGGCCCGCTAGCGATTCAGATGGATCCTCGCAGCGACCAAGCGACTCAATTAGTAGAGCCTCATTTGAAACTAGAAGTGACGCTGCTGAATCCGCCCGTTGGCCTCAAGGGAGGTCAGCCAGCACGATTGGTCAGGAGAGGAGAAAGATGA
- a CDS encoding efflux RND transporter periplasmic adaptor subunit, whose protein sequence is MNLLDSQTKGHDPQVGSESSSQSLLEAIQRAAAGNANDLNAEAGLDLCGRLLNQVQPVAVRQQAADLILEYLQADIVVICSQHNGLAVQPIAAGRVAIAEALTEEITASLSEALFAARPLRGSTNEAVADSALAANGLRIALAAHHPEAGLHATFTLPLLQDDDTPIGGLQAIWFGRAQMEPNHEAFCLRIQVVLAGILGAIDRGQPSRWGQRWERWKKRLRSQRSLVVGTAIGGVIACGFLPMHYPVRANVTLQPEHSRIVAVPFDGSLKGIRVAPGDTVEAGQILVELNREEALNQWTALTAEIERIGAERSGHVAAGRQGDAELARLQAKKLQAEIDQLQLQLSQADIRSPVAGVVLGEDLQPMVGVPVTEGQTLLEIAPLTQMIAKLEIPSDQIQHVQAGQEVTMRLEAAGRQTGLKIARVAPRGELNEAGKYAFTATMTVDNSNSDLKPGMQGNATIATDRKPAAWCLLQRMWQQIRTWI, encoded by the coding sequence ATGAACTTGCTAGATTCCCAGACGAAAGGTCATGATCCTCAAGTAGGCTCTGAATCGTCCTCGCAAAGTTTGCTGGAGGCGATTCAAAGGGCTGCCGCTGGGAATGCGAATGACCTGAACGCGGAGGCCGGTTTGGACCTTTGTGGACGGTTATTGAACCAGGTCCAGCCGGTCGCAGTACGACAGCAAGCGGCTGATTTGATCCTGGAATACTTGCAGGCGGACATCGTCGTAATCTGTAGCCAGCACAATGGTCTGGCGGTACAGCCGATCGCGGCCGGTCGAGTCGCGATTGCCGAAGCTCTTACCGAAGAAATAACCGCTTCGCTTTCGGAAGCACTGTTTGCAGCACGCCCATTGAGAGGTTCAACAAACGAAGCGGTCGCCGATTCGGCGTTGGCCGCAAACGGATTGCGAATCGCCTTGGCGGCTCATCACCCCGAAGCGGGGCTGCACGCGACGTTTACCCTGCCTCTGCTGCAGGATGATGATACGCCGATCGGCGGCCTGCAGGCGATCTGGTTTGGTCGCGCACAGATGGAGCCGAACCATGAAGCGTTCTGCTTGCGTATTCAAGTCGTGTTGGCTGGCATTTTGGGGGCGATCGATCGTGGTCAGCCGTCGCGATGGGGACAGCGGTGGGAACGCTGGAAGAAACGCTTGCGGTCCCAACGGTCGTTGGTCGTGGGAACCGCAATCGGAGGCGTCATCGCTTGTGGTTTCTTGCCGATGCATTACCCTGTGCGCGCAAATGTCACATTGCAACCTGAGCATTCTCGAATCGTAGCGGTCCCCTTTGATGGAAGCCTAAAAGGGATTCGGGTTGCTCCCGGCGATACCGTCGAAGCGGGCCAGATTCTGGTTGAACTGAATCGTGAGGAAGCGCTGAATCAGTGGACGGCGCTGACGGCAGAAATCGAACGTATTGGTGCCGAGCGTTCAGGCCATGTCGCGGCCGGTCGACAGGGCGATGCCGAATTGGCTCGATTGCAGGCGAAGAAATTACAAGCTGAAATCGATCAGCTGCAACTTCAGCTATCCCAAGCGGATATCCGCAGTCCCGTTGCAGGCGTCGTCTTGGGAGAAGACCTGCAACCGATGGTTGGTGTCCCTGTGACCGAAGGGCAAACGCTCCTGGAGATCGCTCCGTTAACGCAAATGATTGCTAAGTTGGAGATTCCTTCCGATCAGATCCAGCATGTTCAAGCGGGCCAGGAAGTCACCATGCGACTGGAGGCCGCTGGACGTCAAACCGGATTGAAAATTGCCCGAGTCGCTCCAAGAGGGGAACTGAATGAAGCCGGTAAGTACGCATTTACCGCGACCATGACCGTCGATAACTCGAATTCTGATCTTAAACCTGGAATGCAGGGTAATGCAACCATTGCGACCGACCGAAAACCGGCGGCTTGGTGCCTGCTGCAAAGGATGTGGCAACAGATCCGAACTTGGATTTAA
- a CDS encoding efflux RND transporter periplasmic adaptor subunit: MIDSRTRPWSLVLFSLLTCAPVVAQAQESGRSSARPERSDFVGVGTPGESKGSAPIQLEAYTQAYRDILIGSSETAVIQDVWAEEGETVKAGQTLIQLNDSVVRIAVEVARSAATAKGEIDTAKHSLADKKRRLEQVKELHSREHATDQELWNARLDLDEATARLQAYEELTHRRQLELAQAEAQLARLTIKSPIDGVVVEQVKDVGQAVSPADPHLLRIVQLDPLKIIASGNARQLGVIEVGDSLPVTIRGKTLEAVVEFVSPVVDAQSGMRHIKLRLPNPNLEYSAGIAVDVRLQPKRSSLDREQSLNQTIRQFPFLDRK; encoded by the coding sequence ATGATCGATTCAAGGACCCGTCCATGGAGTCTTGTTCTCTTTAGCCTGCTGACGTGCGCTCCTGTGGTAGCCCAGGCCCAGGAGTCCGGTCGCTCGTCGGCAAGACCTGAACGCTCCGATTTTGTTGGCGTCGGAACGCCCGGGGAATCGAAAGGTTCGGCACCGATTCAGCTGGAAGCGTACACGCAGGCATACCGCGATATCCTGATCGGATCTTCTGAAACGGCCGTGATCCAAGATGTTTGGGCCGAAGAAGGCGAGACCGTTAAGGCGGGCCAAACGCTGATTCAGTTAAATGATTCCGTCGTTAGGATCGCCGTCGAAGTCGCCCGTTCGGCAGCGACCGCGAAGGGTGAAATCGATACGGCAAAACATTCGCTGGCCGATAAAAAACGACGTCTTGAGCAGGTGAAGGAACTTCACTCTCGCGAACATGCCACCGACCAAGAACTGTGGAATGCGCGGCTCGATTTGGATGAAGCGACCGCTCGTCTTCAGGCTTATGAAGAATTGACTCATCGCCGCCAGCTAGAACTTGCCCAGGCGGAAGCTCAATTGGCGCGGCTGACGATCAAATCTCCGATCGATGGGGTGGTTGTTGAACAAGTGAAAGATGTCGGGCAGGCGGTTTCCCCTGCCGACCCGCATCTGCTTCGAATCGTACAGCTTGATCCACTGAAGATTATTGCCAGCGGGAACGCCCGCCAATTGGGAGTCATTGAGGTTGGCGATTCTTTGCCAGTCACGATTCGCGGTAAGACACTTGAGGCAGTCGTTGAATTTGTCTCGCCAGTCGTCGACGCCCAATCAGGAATGCGGCACATCAAACTTCGTTTGCCAAATCCAAATCTAGAGTATTCCGCCGGTATCGCGGTCGACGTGCGCTTGCAACCCAAACGTTCCAGTCTGGATCGCGAACAGTCACTGAATCAAACCATTCGACAGTTTCCCTTCTTGGATCGGAAATGA
- a CDS encoding preprotein translocase subunit SecA: MIRRPQQNLVAASTAERMAVASASYEKEFAGVPLAAAYESLRLQSLRRKNSNTDAIHERALALACLAIQQEVGPVPYHVQRLAAAVMAMGNVAEMATGEGKTISVGLAAAMVAVRGGCVHVATANSYLARRDCELIGPALARLGLRTRLVETALSAKDKRHAYQADVTYGTADDFAFDFLRDVTAKRQRKLSALGKGRPLELLNRRRHFALIDEIDHILIDEAGTPLVLSNPGPPSAEENASQIFRQADAVAADLMESIDWVPGRSGFAIQWTAAGLQRVAQHAPKGIERSQLLRPWQEYVQHAVEARQRVVRDIDYVVVDGKIQIIDPATGRIQSDRQWQAGLHQAVEVKEGVAVSAELDATAQISRWRFFDLYQQLGGCSGTALDAKDELLDVYGLQTLNVPLRIPSRRQVLPTSLFHSQQEKYESIAIEIGQVIDSGRPVLLGTESIRQSEELAAFLRLVGYRLQVLNGIQDAEEADIVAAAGDPGAITIATDLAGRGTDIKISPAVEEAGGLHVIVVSPRKSPRLDRQLIGRAARQGQPGTARTFICLEDSLVQEAAPAVRDPGSLPAIVRRAARRADKRAVAARASMARRDMDHESFFHSSNAEASV, from the coding sequence TTGATTCGGCGTCCTCAACAGAACCTCGTTGCAGCTTCCACAGCAGAACGGATGGCTGTCGCTTCGGCAAGCTATGAAAAAGAGTTTGCTGGGGTGCCGTTAGCGGCTGCCTACGAATCGCTTCGTTTGCAGTCTTTGCGGCGAAAGAATTCCAATACCGATGCGATTCACGAACGCGCCTTAGCGCTTGCTTGCCTTGCAATCCAGCAAGAGGTCGGGCCGGTTCCTTACCATGTGCAGCGTTTGGCGGCTGCCGTCATGGCGATGGGAAACGTTGCCGAAATGGCAACCGGTGAAGGTAAAACCATTTCGGTTGGCCTGGCTGCGGCAATGGTTGCGGTGCGTGGCGGTTGCGTGCACGTGGCAACGGCCAATAGTTATTTGGCGCGACGCGACTGCGAACTGATCGGGCCTGCACTCGCTCGATTAGGGCTGCGGACTCGATTGGTCGAAACCGCGTTGTCTGCCAAGGATAAACGGCACGCGTATCAAGCGGATGTGACCTACGGTACCGCCGATGATTTCGCTTTCGATTTTCTCCGGGACGTCACCGCCAAACGACAACGCAAGCTCTCGGCCCTAGGGAAGGGACGCCCGCTTGAACTTTTGAATCGACGTCGCCATTTTGCTTTGATTGATGAAATCGATCATATTCTGATTGATGAAGCGGGGACTCCGTTAGTTCTTTCAAACCCCGGCCCCCCGTCGGCTGAAGAGAACGCATCGCAGATCTTTCGTCAGGCCGATGCGGTTGCCGCCGATCTGATGGAATCGATCGATTGGGTTCCTGGACGTTCTGGCTTTGCCATCCAGTGGACCGCAGCCGGTCTGCAGCGTGTTGCACAGCATGCGCCTAAAGGCATCGAACGATCGCAACTGCTACGCCCCTGGCAGGAATACGTCCAGCATGCGGTCGAAGCGAGGCAGCGGGTGGTTCGTGATATCGACTACGTTGTCGTTGATGGAAAAATTCAGATCATCGATCCGGCGACCGGAAGAATCCAGTCCGACCGACAGTGGCAGGCGGGTTTGCATCAGGCAGTTGAGGTCAAAGAGGGCGTCGCGGTGTCGGCCGAACTAGATGCGACGGCTCAGATATCGCGTTGGCGATTCTTCGATTTGTACCAACAGCTTGGCGGTTGCAGCGGCACGGCGTTGGATGCGAAAGATGAATTGCTAGACGTTTACGGTTTGCAAACCTTAAACGTTCCACTGCGTATTCCGTCACGACGGCAAGTGCTTCCAACCAGTCTTTTTCATTCGCAGCAAGAGAAGTACGAATCGATCGCGATCGAAATCGGGCAGGTGATTGATTCCGGTCGCCCTGTTTTGTTGGGGACCGAATCGATTCGACAGTCTGAAGAATTGGCTGCCTTTTTGCGATTGGTCGGTTACCGATTGCAGGTTTTGAATGGCATTCAAGATGCTGAGGAAGCGGACATCGTCGCGGCGGCAGGAGATCCAGGTGCGATCACGATTGCCACGGACCTTGCTGGTCGGGGAACCGATATCAAAATTTCGCCCGCCGTCGAAGAGGCTGGTGGTTTGCATGTGATTGTGGTTTCGCCGCGAAAATCACCTCGCTTGGACCGGCAGTTGATCGGGCGTGCCGCCCGTCAAGGTCAGCCGGGCACCGCCAGAACATTTATCTGTCTTGAGGACTCGTTAGTTCAGGAAGCGGCTCCCGCGGTGCGTGATCCAGGCAGTTTGCCAGCGATCGTACGTCGTGCTGCCAGGCGGGCTGATAAACGGGCCGTGGCGGCTCGGGCCTCGATGGCTCGTCGCGATATGGACCACGAATCATTTTTTCATTCATCGAATGCAGAGGCCTCCGTATGA